The Faecalibacterium sp. I3-3-89 sequence AGCCGACGCCCCGGCCCCGGTAGGAGTAGTCGGTGTAGGCGTAGACGTCCTCCAGAAGCTGGCTGCGGCGGGTGCTGCGGGTGCCCGCCGTGGGGCGGGTGGGGTCGAGGCGGCGGACCGTCTCGTTGGTGCGCTTATAGAAGCTCTCGTCGTCGGCGCTGCCGCAGACCCGGACGCCCCAGAGGAAGATGCTGGGATGGCTGCGGCACTGGCAGACCATCTCGCGGCAGTTCTGCAGCGCCTGCGCTTTCCAGATGTCGTCGCCCACATACTGCCAGCCGGGCATCTCCACAAAGACCAGCAGACCCAGCTCGTCGCAGGCGTCGAGGAAGGCGGGGCTGGGGGGCATCGTGAGCCGGACGGCGTTGCAGCCCAGCTGCTTTTTCAACAGCTGGGCGTCCAGACGCTGGATGCTGTCAGGCATGGCATAGCCCTGATAGGCGTAGCTCTGGGGGCGGTTGAGGCCCCGCAGCTCCACCCGCTGGCCGTTGAGATAAAGCCCCCCGGCCACGAACTGTAAGGTGCGGAACCCGAAGCGGCAGCTCTTTTCGTCCAGCACCCGGTCGGGCAGACCGCCGGTGCCGGGCCGGATGAGCCGGACGGTGAGGGTGTAGAGGGTGGGGTGTTCGATGCTCCACGGATGGACGCTGTTCAGCGCGCCGGTGATGGGCAGCGAAAGCTCACCGGTATAAAAAGCCCGGCTGCCCGAGGGGCTGCGGATCTCAGCCTGCAGCGTGCAGCCCACCGTCTCGCCCACGGTGGCGGTGTAGATGCGGAAACCGCCCTCGGCCTTCGTCTCGATGAAGATGTCCCGCAGGTAGGCAGTCTCCTTGACGTCAAGACAGACGGCGCGGCAGATGCCGCCGTAGGTGAGAAAATCCATCTGCCCGCCGAAGGGCGGGATGTTCAGGTCCTCGCGGCTGTCGCAGCGGACGGCCACCACGTTTTTCTGGCCCAGATGGAGGGCGCTGGTCAGGTCTACCGTAAAGGCGGTGTAGCCGCAGCTGTGGTGGAACACCCGCCGCCCGTTGCAGAACACCGTGGCGTCGTGGGCCACGGCCCCGAAGGTGAGCAGGACAGTGCGGCCCTCCCACTCTCTGGGCGCAAAAAACTCCCGCCGGTAGCCCGAGAGCTTCTGGTAGTCGTTCTCATTGCAGTAATTGTAGGGCAGGGTCTTGACCGTGTGGGGCAGGCGCACCTCTTCCAGCTCCAGCTCCGGGGACTCCGGCCGCACGATGGCGGGGTCGAAGACCGGGGTGAACTGCCAGCCGTCATTCCAATCGTAGTGTTCCATCACAAATGCTCTCCGTGGCAAAGAATACTTTTGTTCTTATGCTACCACAAAGTTATGAACGAAAAAAGAATCCGGGCCGGTTTTTATCGGTTTTGGAATAAAAATTCAAAAAAGAAGGGGGCGCTCCCCCGGCGGGAAAGCAGCCCCTTGGAGAAAACCTCTCCGTCACGCCTACGGCGTGCCACCTCCCCTAAAGAGGGGAGGCCTTGGCATTTCGCAAAGCTTTTCCTCTTCGCCAGAGGCTCCCCTCGGTAGGGGAGCTGGCAAAGCCGTCAGGCTTTGACTGAGAGGTTTATCGGATAAAATTCGTCATCGGGCGGCGGGGATTCTCCGGGTGGTCGATGCCGGCGGCCCGGCCCGCTTTGATGCATCGGAGCAGCCATGCCATGTTGCGGCCCAGCTCCTGCATCACGGCGCAGCCCTCGGCGTCCTGCAGCACCTGCTCCGGGTTCGAGCCGTGGACCATCGGCCAGTAGGAGCCGCTCACCAGCGGCATATGGAAGAACTCGGGGTACTTTACCAGCTGGTCGAGAGTGGTCGTCGTACCGGCGCGGCGGGCCGAGCAGCAGATGGCGGCGGGCTTGTAGGCCAGATATTTGCCGCCTGCGTAGGCGAGGCGGTCCATGAAGCTGGTCATGTTGCCGGAGGCAGAAGCATAGTGCACCGGCGTGCCGAAGACGAAGGCGTCGGCGGTCTTGGCCTTCTCGATGGCCTCGTTGACCACGCCGCCGAAGACGCAGCCCTTGCCGGCGGCACAGCCGCCGCAGCCGATGCAGCCGCCCACGGGCTTGGTGCCGACGTTCAGGATCTCCGTCTCGATGCCGGCAGTGTTCAGCTCTCCGGCGATGAGGGTCAGTGCGGTATAGGTGCAGCCCTTTTCGTGGGGGCTGCCGTTGATGAGCAGGACTTTCATGATGTATACTCTCCTTCTTACGCCCGAAAAAGCGGCGTTCTGGGATAATTTTAGCACATTCAGGCCCGGAACGCAACGAATCTTGGCGCTGCCCTTGACAAAGAGCGGCGGTATGACGATAATATGAAGTTACGATAACAGGAAAGACCAAAGGAGGCCAAAACATGCGAGTCATTGCAGGAGAAGCCCGCGGCAGACGGCTGGAAGCGCTGCCCGGCACGGATATTACCCGCCCCACCCTCGATCAGGTGAAGGAGGCGATGTTCAGCATCGTCCAGTTCGACCTGCCCGGTGCCCGTGTGCTGGACCTGTACGCAGGCAGCGGCCAGCTGGGCATCGAGGCGCTGAGCCGGGGCGCTGCCCGGTGTGTATTTCTGGATGAGAACCGCGAGGCCGTCGGCATCGTGATGAAGAACTGCAAGAGCTGCGGCGTCTTTGACCGCAGCCGGGTCAACATCGGCGAGGCAGCGCGCTTCCTCTCTGCCTGCCGGGAGCAGTTCGATCTGGTGCTGCTGGACCCGCCCTTCCACAACGGCACGCTGGAAAACATCCTCCCCCTCGTGGACAAGTGCGTCGCCCCCGGCGGCATCGTTATCTGCGAGAGCGAAACGAAGCTCGTCCTCCCCGCTGAGGTGGGCGGCTTGCAGCTGAAAAAGCAGTACAAGTACGGCAAGGTCCTGCTCTGGAAATATGGCA is a genomic window containing:
- a CDS encoding glycoside hydrolase family 2 protein codes for the protein MEHYDWNDGWQFTPVFDPAIVRPESPELELEEVRLPHTVKTLPYNYCNENDYQKLSGYRREFFAPREWEGRTVLLTFGAVAHDATVFCNGRRVFHHSCGYTAFTVDLTSALHLGQKNVVAVRCDSREDLNIPPFGGQMDFLTYGGICRAVCLDVKETAYLRDIFIETKAEGGFRIYTATVGETVGCTLQAEIRSPSGSRAFYTGELSLPITGALNSVHPWSIEHPTLYTLTVRLIRPGTGGLPDRVLDEKSCRFGFRTLQFVAGGLYLNGQRVELRGLNRPQSYAYQGYAMPDSIQRLDAQLLKKQLGCNAVRLTMPPSPAFLDACDELGLLVFVEMPGWQYVGDDIWKAQALQNCREMVCQCRSHPSIFLWGVRVCGSADDESFYKRTNETVRRLDPTRPTAGTRSTRRSQLLEDVYAYTDYSYRGRGVGCEARTAVTPDPRKGYLISEFEGAQFPAKPFDDEPHRLAQALRYASVLNDTIAQQGVAGSFGWCMTDYNTHREFGSGDRISYQGVMDLFRNPKLSAAVYASQKLPRSPSDIVLEVSSTMAPGDHPGGFAGACWAFTNADSLRFYRDNDFVAEFAPDRRGRFAALPHPPIEIHDFVGLLLEKYEGLDRAAAPQVAAILNEMRRDAMELSPLSRARMYSLRLSWNELLQLYYKYIGVLGSPSAVYRFEAVWHGRAVRTVVKEPVQSVRLECTVHNPILTDGPTWDCAAVSLRAIDQNGNLLPYCGEAVQLSVEGPLRILGPSVVPLRGGMAGTYLATTGEAGPARLRCRMEGALDTEASLTIRRREEERG
- the rsmD gene encoding 16S rRNA (guanine(966)-N(2))-methyltransferase RsmD is translated as MRVIAGEARGRRLEALPGTDITRPTLDQVKEAMFSIVQFDLPGARVLDLYAGSGQLGIEALSRGAARCVFLDENREAVGIVMKNCKSCGVFDRSRVNIGEAARFLSACREQFDLVLLDPPFHNGTLENILPLVDKCVAPGGIVICESETKLVLPAEVGGLQLKKQYKYGKVLLWKYGKPVADAAEEEGEA
- a CDS encoding flavodoxin family protein, which codes for MKVLLINGSPHEKGCTYTALTLIAGELNTAGIETEILNVGTKPVGGCIGCGGCAAGKGCVFGGVVNEAIEKAKTADAFVFGTPVHYASASGNMTSFMDRLAYAGGKYLAYKPAAICCSARRAGTTTTLDQLVKYPEFFHMPLVSGSYWPMVHGSNPEQVLQDAEGCAVMQELGRNMAWLLRCIKAGRAAGIDHPENPRRPMTNFIR